The following coding sequences are from one Balneolales bacterium ANBcel1 window:
- a CDS encoding RsmE family RNA methyltransferase produces the protein MDSHFLFYVPPEQSRSDHIVFPEEEAHHMVRVLRKRAGDLVQVTDGTGNLLEVRLTHADRKSVTGEVISRVAIPPGPDRILAMGVIKQRDRLEFAIEKAVELGASRIVLVHSDHAEKTGIRPSRVAATILSAMKQSRRCHLPAWEERDDFKSVLLDYGPGRQVLMAHLSSEESGLQDPSAGRSNDAPSLLLVGPEGGFSEEEIADAVTAGAGEVSLGSARLRAETAVCALLALLECR, from the coding sequence ATGGATTCACATTTTCTGTTTTATGTGCCCCCGGAGCAGAGTCGGTCTGACCACATCGTGTTTCCGGAGGAGGAGGCGCATCACATGGTCCGGGTGCTCAGAAAACGGGCCGGGGATCTCGTGCAGGTAACCGATGGCACGGGAAACCTGCTGGAGGTAAGGCTGACACATGCCGACAGGAAGTCCGTGACCGGAGAGGTGATTTCGCGGGTGGCGATACCGCCCGGACCGGACCGGATTCTTGCCATGGGAGTCATCAAACAGCGCGACCGGCTGGAGTTTGCTATCGAAAAAGCGGTGGAACTCGGGGCATCGCGTATCGTACTGGTTCACTCCGACCATGCCGAAAAAACAGGAATTCGTCCGTCACGGGTTGCCGCAACCATCCTTTCGGCCATGAAACAGAGTCGCCGCTGCCACCTTCCGGCGTGGGAGGAGCGTGATGATTTCAAATCGGTACTTTTGGATTACGGCCCCGGCCGGCAGGTGCTAATGGCTCATCTGTCAAGCGAGGAGTCCGGGCTGCAGGATCCATCCGCAGGAAGGAGTAATGATGCTCCGTCGTTGCTGCTGGTGGGTCCCGAGGGTGGTTTCTCCGAAGAGGAGATAGCTGACGCGGTTACCGCCGGGGCGGGAGAAGTGAGCCTTGGCAGTGCCCGTCTGCGCGCGGAGACGGCGGTCTGTGCTCTGCTGGCGTTGCTGGAATGCCGGTGA
- a CDS encoding EVE domain-containing protein: MARNYWLMKSEPYEFSIDDLISRENGTTYWEGIRNYQARNFMRDEMKVGDGVLFYHSRAKPLAVVGTMNVAGEPYPDPSQFDPGSKYFDPKSSKDNPRWILVDVQFTAKFDPPVTREQIKETPGLEDMMVIRKGSRLSIQPVTEQEWKIIHELAGVDPK; the protein is encoded by the coding sequence ATGGCGAGAAATTATTGGCTGATGAAGTCGGAACCCTACGAATTCAGCATCGACGACCTGATCAGCCGGGAAAACGGCACCACCTATTGGGAGGGAATCCGTAACTACCAGGCAAGGAACTTCATGCGGGATGAGATGAAAGTGGGTGACGGAGTACTGTTCTACCATTCGAGAGCGAAACCGCTGGCGGTTGTCGGTACGATGAATGTTGCCGGCGAACCTTATCCCGATCCATCCCAGTTTGACCCCGGCTCCAAATACTTCGACCCGAAAAGCTCGAAAGACAACCCCCGGTGGATTCTGGTGGATGTGCAGTTCACGGCGAAATTCGATCCGCCGGTAACCCGCGAGCAGATCAAGGAGACACCGGGCCTGGAGGATATGATGGTCATTCGCAAGGGAAGCAGACTTTCCATTCAGCCGGTGACCGAGCAGGAGTGGAAGATCATCCATGAACTGGCCGGGGTGGATCCGAAATGA
- a CDS encoding 2'-deoxycytidine 5'-triphosphate deaminase produces MSKTAADKPGNMSGSLSIRTRGILPIQHLRKLCDLGIIRSHPDYPIRKDQFQPNSLDLRLGTTAYRVRCSFLPENETVQSKMERLTQHTLDIRDGAVLEQNCAYLIPLLETLELPPPGLFDGGSMGTLSTEVPLTAKANPKSSTGRLDIFTRLITDYSHRFEEIMGGYRGELYLEVVPKSFPVRVKTGQRLNQLRIRHGQAMLSDQDILHTHIKDPILFNEEGIALPVDDLNVRDGLFMRVSLQGKEGDIVGYKAKKHRDLIDLDRTGCYGVREFWDPIYARKDDYMILEPEAFYIFASRERCRIPRHLAAEMVPYDTGSGELRTHYAGFFDSGFGGDVDQGGAKAVLEVRSHDVPFLVEDGQTFFRMVFEPNTVLPDDLYGQDLKSNYQGQSLKLGKHFRE; encoded by the coding sequence ATGAGCAAAACAGCCGCCGATAAACCGGGTAACATGTCCGGCTCACTCTCCATCCGCACCCGCGGCATCCTGCCCATTCAGCATCTGAGGAAATTGTGCGACCTGGGGATCATACGGTCACACCCGGACTATCCCATCCGGAAGGATCAGTTTCAGCCCAACTCCCTGGATTTGCGGTTGGGCACCACCGCCTACCGTGTCAGATGCAGCTTTCTGCCGGAAAACGAGACGGTGCAAAGCAAAATGGAACGCCTCACCCAGCATACCCTGGACATCCGGGACGGGGCGGTGCTGGAACAGAATTGCGCCTATCTGATTCCGCTGCTGGAAACTCTTGAGCTTCCGCCGCCCGGCCTGTTCGACGGCGGATCGATGGGCACGCTCTCCACCGAAGTGCCGCTTACCGCCAAGGCCAATCCCAAAAGCAGCACCGGACGGCTCGACATCTTCACCCGGCTGATCACCGACTATTCGCATCGCTTTGAGGAAATCATGGGCGGATACCGGGGCGAGCTCTACCTGGAAGTTGTTCCGAAATCATTCCCGGTGCGGGTTAAAACCGGTCAGCGGCTCAATCAGCTGCGGATTCGACATGGCCAGGCAATGCTAAGCGACCAGGATATTCTGCACACCCATATCAAGGACCCGATCCTGTTTAACGAAGAGGGTATAGCGCTGCCGGTGGATGACCTGAATGTCCGCGACGGACTTTTCATGAGGGTCAGCCTCCAGGGAAAGGAGGGAGATATCGTCGGGTACAAGGCCAAAAAGCACCGCGACCTTATCGATCTTGATAGAACCGGCTGTTACGGCGTCCGGGAATTTTGGGACCCCATTTATGCCCGCAAGGACGATTACATGATCCTGGAACCGGAGGCGTTCTACATTTTTGCCTCCAGGGAGCGTTGCCGTATCCCGCGCCATCTCGCCGCGGAAATGGTTCCCTACGATACCGGTTCCGGCGAACTGCGTACCCACTACGCCGGCTTTTTCGACAGCGGGTTCGGGGGGGATGTCGACCAGGGCGGAGCCAAGGCGGTACTGGAAGTGCGCTCTCACGACGTTCCGTTCCTCGTTGAGGACGGCCAGACGTTTTTTCGGATGGTGTTTGAGCCGAATACCGTACTGCCGGATGATCTCTACGGACAGGATCTGAAAAGCAATTATCAGGGCCAGTCACTGAAGCTTGGGAAGCATTTCCGGGAATGA